In Mycolicibacter virginiensis, the DNA window GCGAGGCGAGTGGTTTGACGTGTGCAGCTGCAAGCTGCCCTGCCCGTGCAGCTTCGCCCAGGAGCCCACCCACGGAGACTGTCTGTTCACCCTGGTTTGGCAGATTCACGAGGGGCACTACGGCGACATCGAACTCGCCGACCTGGGCGTGATCGCCCTCGGTGAGTTCGAGGGCAACATGTGGATCGACGATCCCAGCGCCACGATGAAATTGATGTTCTACATCGACGCCAAGGCAGACACCGACCAGCGCTATGCCCTCGAGCGCATCTTTACCGGGAAAGAAGGCGGTTGGCCGGGCGAATTCGGCAGCCTGATCGGCACATTGGACAGGATCGAGTACGCACCGATCACCTTCGAGGCCGCCGACGATCTGGCGTACTGGCGCGCGGAGATACCGGGCAAGGTCGACCTACGCGTCGAGGCACTCACAGGCCCGACGTCGGATCCGGGCCGGCGGGTCACCACCGCCAACGCCCCGGGCGCAGAGGTCGGCCCGGGCCAGGTCGCGACGTGGGGCGTGGTCAAACGCGACCAGGCACGGGGATTCGACTTCTCTCACGAATACCGCGGCGGCTCAAGCAAACACTTCCCGTTCGACTGGCAACCGCACACGGATGACCCCGGCGCCCAGCAAACCAATTCCGGCGCTGAGAGCCATTCAGGCTGCCAGTGCAACGCCTAAGCCCACTGTCAGATCGACTGTAGAAGAAGCGATCCCACCACCACCGAAAGGAACACACGATGGCAACCTTCCGCAAACTCCGTACCAAGTTCGGCGAGCACAAGCGCCGAGTCGCCGGCACCCTGGCCTTCGCCGGCCTCGCAGTGGCAGTCTTCGTCGCCGGAGCCTGGGCGGGATCCTCCGGGGCACTCACGTTGGGCACGACTCCGGCCGTGGCGTCCCACGCAATGCATTCGCCCGCGCCCCACGGCCATGATTCCGATGACTCGCCGATGCCCGCCCGCGAAATGGGACCGAACATGAAGAAGCACGGCGAAATGCCCCCCGGCGAAATGGGACCGGACAAGAAGCCCATGAAGCCGGGCATGCCCATGCACAAATCGGACAAAAAGTGCTGCGACAAAGCGTGATTCGCGACCGGACAGGGAGTCTCCATGCTTGACACCATCGATGGCCTGCCGGCGCATCCGCTGCTCGCACACCTGGTAGCGGTCTTGGTGCCCACGACTGCCCTGCTGGCCGTGGTTGTCGTGCTCTGGCCCGCCGCACGCCGCCGTGTCAGTGGCGCCGCGTCGTTCGTGGCGGTGGGCACGCTGGTGGCGATCCCGCTGACCACAGCGGCCGGCAGTTGGCTCCAACAACGGGTGATGGGAGGTGAGATCCTCCATCGTCACGCCGCATTGGGCGCTCAGCTCGTCCTGTGGTCCGCGCTGCTTGCCATCGCCATGATCATCTGGTGGGCGCTGCATACCCCGCTGTTTGCCGACGAGGTGGGAGCGCTGCCACCGGCGATCCGTCGCATCGGCATGACCGCTACCGGGGCAGGCACCCTGATATTCGCGGCTGTGTCGACCTGGCTGGTCATCCGCATCGGCCACACCGGCGCCCAGTCGCTGTGGGGCGGAATGGACTGCTGACCATAGCCGCTGAGTTCACCTGGCCCGGACCATGGTCCGCTGACCGGTCCGGGCCAAGTGGATTCACGCCGCGCTTGCGATCACCAAGTGTCGAAGTGCGCGACCTGCTCGGCCGGCAGCCGCTTGGCCGGCTTGAAGTCGGTGCCCTTGGTGTAGGCGATCGGAAACAGCCCGCCCTGGCTGTACTCGTCATACGGGATGCCGAGCACCTCGGCGGCCTGCTGCTCACCGTCGCCCAGCAGGTGCAGTGTCGTCCAGCAGGAACCCAGCCCGCGGTTGCGCAACGCCAGACAGTAACTCCACGCAGCCGGGAACAGTGACGCCCAAAAGGATGCGCCGAACCCCAGCGACGCCGTCTCGGGCTTGCCTTCCAGGCACGGGATCATCAGCACCGGGACGTCCTGCAGGTTCTCGGCGAGGTATCGGGCTGAGCCGCTGACGAACTCCATCCGCTCACTGCGCACGTCGCCCTCGCCGTAGTCCGGCCGCATCCGGTTCAGATATGGCATGGCGTTCGCGCGGTAGATATCGGCGAGCGCCTGCTTCTTGACCGGGTCGGTGACGAACATCCATTGCCAGCCCTGAGCATTGGAACCGGT includes these proteins:
- a CDS encoding DUF1326 domain-containing protein; this translates as MRTPTAVDWHLRGEWFDVCSCKLPCPCSFAQEPTHGDCLFTLVWQIHEGHYGDIELADLGVIALGEFEGNMWIDDPSATMKLMFYIDAKADTDQRYALERIFTGKEGGWPGEFGSLIGTLDRIEYAPITFEAADDLAYWRAEIPGKVDLRVEALTGPTSDPGRRVTTANAPGAEVGPGQVATWGVVKRDQARGFDFSHEYRGGSSKHFPFDWQPHTDDPGAQQTNSGAESHSGCQCNA
- a CDS encoding nitroreductase family protein, with amino-acid sequence MNLNLSADEVLTTTRSVRKRLDLDKPVPREVLMECLEIALQAPTGSNAQGWQWMFVTDPVKKQALADIYRANAMPYLNRMRPDYGEGDVRSERMEFVSGSARYLAENLQDVPVLMIPCLEGKPETASLGFGASFWASLFPAAWSYCLALRNRGLGSCWTTLHLLGDGEQQAAEVLGIPYDEYSQGGLFPIAYTKGTDFKPAKRLPAEQVAHFDTW